Proteins encoded by one window of Crassostrea angulata isolate pt1a10 chromosome 9, ASM2561291v2, whole genome shotgun sequence:
- the LOC128163074 gene encoding calcitonin receptor-like, translated as MMGNFSLFENRIYRQYHAWSKMLCMKNVMSKPAPNDGKLYCSPRHDHFMGCWNYTEAGTRAFLPCPDIPGFAPDHSAYFDCLRNGSWYVHPTTGKEYSNYLGCRNFQNVLTDIEKNFAHVYVSVVGFCVSLILLICSLVIFFKFRQLRCDRITVHKNLFVSYIITAFCFVIYLSVVSFGDGVLMENPVWCQVLHVITQYAVVSNFSWMFCEGLCLHTLMMHTFISGNSLIIVCLIIGWCVPLVLTGIYAGLRATLTDNTKFCWLSESSLQWIMFAPVVFSMLINIIFVINIMRLLVTKLKQMPEAAQTRKAVRATGILIPLLGLQFLVFIKRPNDKDSTLYDVYTYAVAIVVSLQGSFVSVIYCFCNHEVVTLLKRRWHQHRAMFRGKHARTQSSTNSSTTYTFIDFVSNQPCLDKTSRC; from the exons atgaTGGGCAACTTTTCGttgtttgaaaatcggatataTAGACAGTATCATGCCTGGTCCAAAATGCTGTGTATGAAGAATGTCATGTCAAAGCCGGCCCCGAATGATG GTAAGCTGTATTGCAGTCCACGACACGATCATTTCATGGGGTGCTGGAATTACACTGAGGCGGGGACCAGGGCCTTTCTCCCTTGTCCAGATATACCTGGATTCGCGCCCGACC ATTCAGCTTATTTTGACTGCTTGAGAAATGGTTCTTGGTACGTTCATCCTACCACTGGAAAAGAGTACTCAAATTATCTGGGCTGTCGAAATTTCCAGAATGTCTTAACG GACATTGAAAAGAATTTCGCCCATGTTTACGTTTCGGTGGTCGGATTCTGTGTGTCATTGATTCTTCTGATTTGTTCTCTAGTCATTTTCTTCAAATTCAG ACAATTACGCTGTGACAGGATCACGGTTCACAAGAACCTATTCGTCTCTTACATCATCACTGCTTTCTGTTTCGTCATCTATCTGTCTGTGGTCAGCTTTGGGGATGGTGTTCTAATGGAAAACCCG GTGTGGTGTCAGGTGCTGCACGTGATCACACAGTATGCCGTGGTCAGTAACTTTTCCTGGATGTTTTGCGAGGGACTATGTCTACATACGCTCATGATGCACACGTTCATTTCCGGCAACTCACTCATCATTGTCTGCCTCATCATCGGCTGGT GTGTACCATTGGTTCTAACAGGGATATACGCAGGATTAAGGGCCACGTTGACAGACAACACAAAATT TTGCTGGTTGTCAGAAAGTTCCCTGCAGTGGATCATGTTTGCGCCAGTTGTGTTTTCCATGTTG ATCAACATAATTTTTGTGATCAACATCATGCGCTTGCTCGTAACAAAGCTCAAACAGATGCCGGAGGCTGCTCAGACAAG GAAGGCAGTCAGAGCTACGGGAATATTGATTCCGCTTTTGGGTCTGCAGTTTTTGGTCTTCATCAAACGTCCAAATGACAAGGATTCCACGCTTTATGACGTCTACACATATGCTGTAGCAATTGTTGTTTCACTGCAA GGTTCATTTGTTTCTGTTATCTACTGTTTCTGTAACCACGAG GTTGTAACTCTCCTGAAACGGAGATGGCATCAGCACCGAGCCATGTTTCGAGGGAAACATGCGCGCACCCAATCGTCCACGAATTCGAGTACAACTTACACATTCATTGATTTCGTGTCCAACCAACCGTGTCTCGACAAAACCAGCCGTTGTTAA